The Streptomyces camelliae genome segment GGGCTGCTTGTCGTCGATGCCGCCCACGGGGCCCTCGGGCAGCTCCTCGGGCAGCGGTTCGGTGGCGCCTATCTGGGCCGAGTCGGGGCCGCGTACGGCGAAGCGGGTGATCAGGGTCCAGTTGGTGACCGCCAGCGCGACGAAGATCGCGACGAAGACGGTGCAGGAGGCGATCAGGGAGGTCCTGCTGACGTGGGAGACGGCGTCCTCGACCTTCAACTGGCCGTAGACCAGCCAGGGCTGACGTCCGACCTCGCGCACGACCCAGCCGCCGACCGAGGCGATGAAGGTCAACGGGATCATCGCGACCATCGTCCAGGCGAGCCAGCGCCTGCGCCCCAGCCAGCGCACCAGCCGGTCCTTCAGCAGCAGGAACACGGCGATGAACGTGATGGTCGAGATGGTGTTGCCGATGATCTGCATCGAGTCCATGCCGATGTGCACCCAGCTCTCGTGCGGCACATAGTTGCCCGGCCCGTGCTGCTCGACGAGCCGGCGCTGCGCCTCGGCGACGCCGGAGTCCTTCAGGACGGCGTACTTCATGGGCTGCGTCCGCTTGATCACCGGCAGCTGCAGCTGGCCGACGACGACCACGAAGAAGGAGGCGAGCATGGCCACCCAGGTGCCCAGCCGCAGCGAGCTGCGGAACAGCTCGGTCTCCTCGGTGCCGCGGGCGAAGTGCCAGGCGCTGACGCCGAGCATGAACACACCGCCGGTGGTGAGCGCGGCGAGCACGATGTGTTCGAGGGCGACCAGGGCGTTGGCGTTGGTGAGCAGCGCCCCGAAGTCGGTCAGGTAGGCGGCGTTGCCGCGGACCTCGTAACCGACGGGGTGCTGCAGGAAGCCGTTGGCGACGAGGATGAAGTACCCGGAGGCGTACGCGGTCAGGGCGACCAGCCAGATGAGCGTGACGTGCACGCCCCGGCGCAGCTGGCCCCACCCGAATATCCACATGCCGAGGAACGTGGACTCGGCGAAGAAGGCGATGAGGGTCTCCAGGGCGAGCGGGGCGCCGAAGACGTTGCCCGCGAACTTGCTCAGGCCGCTCCAGCTGAGCCCGAACTGGAACTCCATGACGAGGCCGGTGACGATGCCGACCGCGTAGTTGATGACGTACAGCTGGCCCCAGAAGCGGGTCATGCGCTCGCGCACGGCCCGCTTGGCGGGGTCCTTGGTATAGGCGGCCCGGGTGTGCATGAAGGCCACGAGCGGGACGAGACCCATGGTGAGGATCACGAACAGCCAGTGGATTCCGGTGGTGGCCGCGAACTGGAGCCGGGCCAGATCCGCAGCGCTCATGGCGGGACCTTCCTTGCCGGGGGGTGACGGGAAGAGGACGGATGTGTGCGCGGGGCCCTCGCGTCGCGTGTACAGGCACCGGGCACCGTCGCCCGTCACCTGCGCGGTGACCTCGGTTGAGACCGTAGGAACAATGCTTATGCATTTCCAAGACCGGTTCAGCCATGGGACGATGCCTCGACAGGCATAAGTGAAGGTGGACCGTGGATCTGCTGCAATTGCGCTATTTCCAGGCTGTAGCACGTCTTGAGCACATCAGCCGCGCCGCGGAGGAACTGGGCATCGCGCAGCCCTCGCTCAGCCGCACCATCGCACGCCTGGAGCGCGAGATCGGCTCCCCGCTGTTCGAGCGGCACGGCCGCGGGATCAGGCTCAACGAGTACGGGACGATGTTCCTGCGCCATGTCGACAGCGCCCTCAGCGAGCTCGACGACGGCATCAGGGCCGTCCGCGAGGCCGGTGACCTGGGGCTCGGCCGGGTCAGCATCGCCTGCGAGACCCTGCTGACCATCACCACGGTCCTCGGCAGCTTCCGCGCCGCCCAGCCCCGCGCCGACGTGCGGCTCTTCCAGTCCGACGCGGCGGAGATGGAACGCCGGCTGCGCGTCGGCGAGGTCGACTTCTGCGTCGCCTCCCAGCCGCTGACCGGCCCGAACCTGGAGTCGATCGAGCTGATCCGGGAGGAGGTGCTGCTCGCCGTGCCGCGCGGCCACTGGCTGGACGGCCGGGAGAGCGTGACGATCCGCGAGATCGCCGACGAGCCCTTCGTCACCACCCGCAAGACCCACTGGCAACGCGCCCTGCTGGACCGGCTGTTCGCCTCCGAGGGGCTCACCCCGGTGGTGTCCTGCGAGGGCGACGAGGCGGGCGCGAGCCAGGTGCTGATCAGCGCCGGACTCGGCATCGGCCTGATCCCGGCGATGTCCCGGCAGGCCGGCACCGACACCCGGGTGCCGGTGGCCTGGGTGCACGTGGCCGCCCCCGCCTGCCACCGGGTGCTCACCCTGGTCTGGCGGCGCGACGCCTACCTGTCCGAAGCCGCCCTGAGATTCCGGGAGTTCCTCACTTCCCGGCCGTTCATGACCCACCGTCTGCCCGACCCGCGCCGCCACACGCCCGAGCGGTCCTCAAGCCGAGCTCCACATGGCCGCTGAAAAAATCCTCTGGTACGGTCCGTACCGGTTGGCGAGGTGTCGCGTCCCCACCGACTCTTGAGCAGTACTCCACCCTTCTTCGACGGCCGCCCGGCCGGTGTCCGCGTCACCCTGCGTGCCGCGTGCCGGCCGAGCGCTGGGAGTCCAGCCATGCCCAAGATCACGTATGTCTCCTGCGACGGTGACGAACGGACCGTCGACGTCCCGGTCGGCACCAGCGTCATGCGCGGCGCCGTCTTCAACTACGTCGACGGCATCGTCGCCCAGTGCGGCGGCAACATGCAGTGCGCGACCTGCCACGTCTACGTCGACGGGGCCGCCCTCGACAAGCTGGAA includes the following:
- a CDS encoding 2Fe-2S iron-sulfur cluster-binding protein — its product is MPKITYVSCDGDERTVDVPVGTSVMRGAVFNYVDGIVAQCGGNMQCATCHVYVDGAALDKLEPREPGEDGMLDFTASPRRPNSRLSCQLKVTDAVDGLIVHIPERQN
- a CDS encoding LysR family transcriptional regulator, whose protein sequence is MDLLQLRYFQAVARLEHISRAAEELGIAQPSLSRTIARLEREIGSPLFERHGRGIRLNEYGTMFLRHVDSALSELDDGIRAVREAGDLGLGRVSIACETLLTITTVLGSFRAAQPRADVRLFQSDAAEMERRLRVGEVDFCVASQPLTGPNLESIELIREEVLLAVPRGHWLDGRESVTIREIADEPFVTTRKTHWQRALLDRLFASEGLTPVVSCEGDEAGASQVLISAGLGIGLIPAMSRQAGTDTRVPVAWVHVAAPACHRVLTLVWRRDAYLSEAALRFREFLTSRPFMTHRLPDPRRHTPERSSSRAPHGR
- a CDS encoding cytochrome ubiquinol oxidase subunit I translates to MSAADLARLQFAATTGIHWLFVILTMGLVPLVAFMHTRAAYTKDPAKRAVRERMTRFWGQLYVINYAVGIVTGLVMEFQFGLSWSGLSKFAGNVFGAPLALETLIAFFAESTFLGMWIFGWGQLRRGVHVTLIWLVALTAYASGYFILVANGFLQHPVGYEVRGNAAYLTDFGALLTNANALVALEHIVLAALTTGGVFMLGVSAWHFARGTEETELFRSSLRLGTWVAMLASFFVVVVGQLQLPVIKRTQPMKYAVLKDSGVAEAQRRLVEQHGPGNYVPHESWVHIGMDSMQIIGNTISTITFIAVFLLLKDRLVRWLGRRRWLAWTMVAMIPLTFIASVGGWVVREVGRQPWLVYGQLKVEDAVSHVSRTSLIASCTVFVAIFVALAVTNWTLITRFAVRGPDSAQIGATEPLPEELPEGPVGGIDDKQPAPAF